The nucleotide window CGCCCCCCGCATTATCATTAATTCTGCATCAgaattttcctcttttttcccccGCTTCATCCCTGCAGCATGTTGGGGATTTATGTAGGCCAGACCAGACGCGCACCATCCATCACCCAGAGCCCTTCAGAGTTCTCTTTTTGCTCGGCTGTTGATGACGTCACGCCACGTCGTGGAAAGTCTGGGGTTCGTGACGTCACGCCCCGCCTCCTGGTAAAAAGTCTGTCGGGACGGGGTCACGCGCTCTATCTGGTGAGCGGAACCTCCTCCCTCTGGTCCAGACTGACGGCCGCGGACTTGCTGATGACGGCGGGGCTGAAGGTGACGAAGTCCGCGCCGCCGCCGGGCCGCGTCGGGAGCGCGCCGGACTGACCGCAGGCCAGGCACGAGCACGAGCCGTGGGCGGAAGTGGAGTTCGGGTACAGGGACGGGTGCCGGAAGGCGCACAGCAGCTCGGGCCGCGGGTACGGGTGCGACAGGACCCGAAAGGTGTCCAGCGAGCGCAGGGGGGCGGCGAacggggaggagggggaggggccggtcggagccccgcccaccccgccCAGGTGGGCGTAGTAGGGCAGCGGCAGGTGAGACGGGAACGGATAGGGCAGGTTTCCCGCGGCCGCCGCGTGGCTCATCATGTAGGTGTAGAAGGCGGGGTCGGCTGGGTGTGGCCAGGTCATGGCGAGGCGTTGCCGCTTGTCCTTCATcctgcggttctggaaccaCACCTGCcaacaaaatacaattataacattttaattaaaccgAGCAGAGATGGAGGAGCTGAAACTACTCACAAGAAAATATCAGATCATTCGGAGAAGACTTCAATATCAATCTGTATACTATCGGTAGAATT belongs to Denticeps clupeoides chromosome 9, fDenClu1.1, whole genome shotgun sequence and includes:
- the evx1 gene encoding homeobox even-skipped homolog protein 1; translated protein: MEGRKKESVPLADGGPVVARSEARETRAHRSPTGPGARARARHGAEATEGARSEKESSGSEPESDFYEEIDVSCTPKSADSLEYRSEPAESPGAENGVAAGPMSSGPGSLSYGAEQMRRYRTAFTREQIARLEKEFYRENYVSRPRRCELAAALNLPETTIKVWFQNRRMKDKRQRLAMTWPHPADPAFYTYMMSHAAAAGNLPYPFPSHLPLPYYAHLGGVGGAPTGPSPSSPFAAPLRSLDTFRVLSHPYPRPELLCAFRHPSLYPNSTSAHGSCSCLACGQSGALPTRPGGGADFVTFSPAVISKSAAVSLDQREEVPLTR